DNA sequence from the Acanthochromis polyacanthus isolate Apoly-LR-REF ecotype Palm Island chromosome 5, KAUST_Apoly_ChrSc, whole genome shotgun sequence genome:
TGCCTCAACTACCAACTTGATACACTACTATATACATTTTACAGAAGAAAATATGtacagtaaagcaataaaaatagaGAACTGATGATTCCATCTCAAATACAGTATGTCCTGAGAACACATTTTGTCAGGCACCATTGGCAAAGTGGGACACTGCATTTTGATATGAAAATGCAATGTCAACATCTTAAATGTCTTCGAATAACAATGccatgaaaatacaacaacacaacgGAAATGGGAATCCATTTTTTTGCCCCTCAGTATTTGCTTGTTTGGTTTAGATTTGTTTCATTGCATACAAACActgatttcaaaaatattttgactGTGGTCACCAGACAAGCTGGACATTTTTACTACTGATGTAAATTATTGCATACATGTTATAAGAAGAAGTAAAATAGCTACAAATAGCTAGCTAGGGCATTGATTGTTGTGATAATTGTTTCTAGGGGATTTAAGACATGTCTATGTTAGCTTTTTTAAACTTAGTTTCAGCAAGCTATCTGATAACACAATTAAGAGAAATTGGACTGATATATTTATCCAATTTAgaaatctgatttattttacGACAAGCTAAATTTTGTGATCTgccaaatcatttttaaaaatcaaaatgagtaaCTTTTGATAGTATTACTGCGTTCCATTGCACTACGCACAATTGAAAAATGGGACACaagcaaaatatttatttaaaaaaaaaaactaaaggagTATAGAAACAGGGTCACTTCTATTGGTAACAGAATCCCTGCATTCTGCTAGAGCTGCTGGACATTCTTCAGCTATATTGCTGTAAGATCTGTCAGCTGTTTTTGACACAGTTAACCAccaaatcctcctctccacactcaCTGAGTTTGGTATCTCAGGATCAAACCTTACTCTGATTCATGTCTTATCTCTCAAGAAGCTCTTTCAAAGTATCTTTTAGAGGACAAATGCCTGAGCTGCGCAGCCCATCCACAGGGGTTCCTCAAGGGTCAGTGTTTGGTCTCCTCCTGTTCTCAATAGACGCAATCTCACTTGGTGCAATAATCTACTCCCATGGTTTCTCATACCATTGCTATGTTGATGATACCTAGCTCTTCCTGTTGTTCCCCCAGACGACCAAATGGTCTCTGCCCAGATCTCGTCATGCTTTGTAGATATTGCGACATgggtgaaaaaaacaagactttcaACTCAACCTCTCCAAGACTGAGCTCCTTGTCATCCCTGTCAGTCCCTCTATATACCACTTCTTATACCATTTCTTGTGGTATAAGAAATGGTATACCATTTCTTATACCACAAGAAATCAACATCCACCTTGAATCAACCCAATTCAAACCCTTAAAGTCTGCCAGAAACTTAGGTGTCATGATTGATCACCAACTAACCTTCAAAGTTCATGTGGCCTCTGATGTTTGGTTGTGTTGATTCTCCCTGTACAACATCAgcaagatcagacccttcctgtctGAATATACAGTGCAATTCCTGGTACAGGCCCTCCTAATATCTTGCATCAACTACTGCAACTCCTTTCTGGCAGGCTTCCCTGTATGCAAGAGGTCAAACccctgcagatgatccagaatgcagcaccACCATGTCTAGTTCTCAACCAGCCAAAACAGCATGTCACCCCACTGTTCAGAttgcttcactggcttccagatGCTGAAATTCAAAACTTTAGTACTTGcattcaaaacaacaatgaaaacagctcccttttacctgaactctctcattcagaTCAACACTCCCTCCCGCTCACTACGCTCGCCAACAAAAGGTGCTtgatacaaccaccacaacagggctGGTCCATAGCTAGACTCTTCCATTCTGTGGTTCTCTGGTGGTGGAGTGaattaccaaactctgttccaTCGGCAGTCTCAGTtgttaagaaaagactaaaaacccagCTGTTCACTGAACaactttgcacttgacagactgcaaaataaataaaataaatttcctATTATATCTGCACTGCCTGCACACACCATGGTCCTGTTATCACACtgaaacttgttttatggcacttatccaggttgttttctcctcactaGTTCCTTCCTAATAATTTTGATACATAATTAAATCCCATtataaaataaatttgaatcaagcattgaatatttgtttttttgactttTGTTGAGTCAGCCTGACAATTTAAATCTGAGAACAAAATGTCATTTCAGTTACCAGTGTGATTGTGGGATCAAATGTCACTATAAGTGCACATTTTCTCTTCAGTAAGATTCTTTTCACCAATGCACAGACATTGGTTTCAGGCTATGTTATGTATTCCTTGAAAAGTTACTCACTGCAAAGCTCAACTGTCCCAATTTGCCATCTGTCCCATTTTAACAATACTCAATGTGCCCTTCAACTTTAAACTCTTAGGAAGCAGACACAGTTCATAGAGTGGAGAAAAGACAGCGGACCATGTCTGTTTATTCGTCCTGTAGCCCTGTGTGCCACACTGAGTGTTCATCTGGTGTCTCCACCCAGAGGGGTGGTTAGAATCTTTAAAAACTGGAGGCATTTTAATTGCACACTTTTAAAGTTATTACAGAGCAAAATTAATACAAAATGTAGAACACTGCACTCTTGGCAAAATGAGGTCGCCCCACTTTCTTGCTCTGCTCTGCCCACATCCCATATTAATATCTGTGAGTGCCGGTAGCCAGGACCGTAGTTCACAAACTGTGTGCTTTggaatttgtttaatttatgatGATTTACACAGCGGTAACCTTGTATCTTGGAAACATGTGTTCACAAATGCTGTTCTTTGCACAAACACTTTGGTCAGTGCTGCCAACTTTTAGCTACCAGCTGGAGGGAGACTGGTATGTCTTATAggattttaatattattatttcagaataattgtatttattaatcATTTGGATGACCAACATTTTACACAGTCCAGGAGAGAAGTGGCAAGTCTGGGTGAGGGAAAAGCACCACTAACACAATACCACTAataaaaaactatgaaaatcatttaaaatcactttaatcaTTGATTATTCACCactgattttgttgtttgtacaGTGACAGCTCTCTGCTGCAAATCAGGTTGTATTgggtttttaaaggtttttgtaTCAATGTGATAAActtgatacatttttttccatgaaatttACTGTGCCAGTAGACATATTTTTAGTCCAtctaaaagaaatttcactCATAAAACAAGCATGAGAGAGTCAaactgtttttgtctgttgcGGACAGACACACATCCTACAGCTTGTGAGGATTTGTGTTTCTACAGATatttctgcttcctgtctttcagTGGCTGTTACAgctgcatgtacacacacacacacaaggagaaGAATGAGGACAGCTGtaaagtattaaaaatgacttcatGGTACTTTATTCACTGACAGCGGGACATAAAGGCATTCTAAGTCAAGATGTTTGGCACAGTATTTGGAGATTGTTACACCAGATCGTATTGCCCTTCACAAAAtggtacagacacacactgtatgcagatTTGAAAAGCAAACTAGAGGTGGAATGATTTagtaaagtggaaaaaatgtaattcagtAAACTGTTATTTTCCTGGTTGCAAGTTTAGCAAAACTGTGTTTGTTCTGATGTACCCAAAGccatttaattatttgtattgcTGTAGAAACGCTTCCTGGTTACAGATTGACAAATTCAATCACAGACAACCTCGAACAAAAGAAATAACACAGTAAACTACTGCATTAACTAAATCAGTAAGTTGGTTCAGTGCATCCTCGCAGAGGTTTACAAGGCATGTTATTTGCAGAGCCACAGTAGATTGTGCTTCAGTTTAACAGGATGGGTTTATCttactgaaaaacaacaatgacTGGCTGATGAGTGTGGGATTATTATGGCCATAGTGTGTTAAATGTGTTCAGCAGTGCATCAGTGGCGGGAGTGAGTGCGGTAGGAGTAAGCGTGCTGCGTCGTGGGGCTCATGATGTTTCTCAGTGATATACGCCACAAGCAAACAAATGATGACCAGCATCACGCAGATGGCTCCCCCCACCGTTGTCATGGCGATCACGATGTCCTGCATCCCGACGGTGGCAGCGTGAACTCCACACAatcccgctgctgctgctgctgctcctgccgCTCCGCTCTCTTTGCCGGCTCGGAGCGGCCCAGGGAGCGCAGGCAGATGCCGGTAGGGGATGTTCTCATGCAGCTCGGCCAGCAGAAAGTCCCTGCAGCCCGACCCAAGATGGACACCGGCGCATTCAAACTGAGTGTAGCTGCCGTTCCACCAGCAGCTCAGCTCGTAGCCTCCTCGTCTGTGGCGCCTCCCGCCGAAAACAGTGATTGATCGGAGAGTCTCCTCGTTGGTGGAATTCGTCCGAGCAGCTTTAGTCTTTCCTTCCTCCGTGGATTCTCCCTCGTGGGTCCACTGTAACAGTACGCTGCCATTGATGAGAATATTCGCCACCAGACTCCCCAAAGACACCGCCGTCCTGCAGTCCGCCTTGTGGCACTTGTACCCGAACAGCGTGTGTCGAAAGCACAGCTGCCCCCCGATCCTCCCTCGATCACCCGGTAGGCGCACACCGGAGACGGCCCTTCCTCCGGGCTCCAGCTCGGTGCCCTGCCGGTCCTCTCAGACATCACAGTGGTGTTATTGCCTTTGCTGGTGTTGAAGCTGCTCGCACTGCCGTTACCTCTTTAAGCTTTGCCTACTTTCACGGCTGTGGTTGCCATGGCTGGagctgatgttctgtctgagCCAGTTTGGGGCCACATTATCCCTGCCTGCctctctgatgatgatgataggaGGAGGATGCTGATGAGCTGCTGCGATGGACCAGCTGTGTGGTGTAATGTGCCAGAGCAGGAGTGCCGAGAAGGCGAGCAGCGACGGTCGTTGTTGGGTTTTCATCTCACATCTCTCTTCGTCGAGTTATTCTCTCGCACAGTGATCAGATGGGCGATGGTACAGGGAGGCTGGTGTCTGCCATAAGATCAGCTCTGCACTTCACTGCACACGACCGGATCCGTGTGAGGCAGCACAGCTCGGCCATGGGCGAGAGGAGAGCAGCGGGCAGCCGTGCATCTGCGACAGAAACAACATGGACTCATGCACTGTCCCCTCTGTAGGAGATCCGACTGTGACCTTGCAGGATGAACGCGCAGGATGGAGTTGAGAAAGGCCACACGGTGATAAAAGTAGCCTCAGAGCGGCTCCCAGCTCCCAGTGCACTCAGAGAAATCACTTACTGGTTTCGGTGGGACCAGAGGAGCCGGCTGTCGTGCCATCAGACTGGCTTTCTTCTTCCTGTCTGGCCTGACGTAAAGGCTTTGATGCCcactgtgtgagagagagagaggggggatgAGAGTGCATGTGGAGGGGCGCGCGCCTCGGAGCTCTGGGGCGCGTGGGTGCGTGCACAAAATAGGTATTTGTAGTCATGAGCAGTCAGTTTTGTGAGTCATCGTCCCACACAGTGCTTCAGGTGTCTGTCAGTGAcggaaaaacaacaagcagcagAGTCTTCAGATCAGCGCTGGATGATGGAGGCTTTTTAACCCACCTGCAGCCCACCTGTGCTGCTCACCATGCCACCCTCTGGCAGCCACATCACACATGCTATTGTGTAAATAACTGGCAAAGTAACAGTCATAACACGGTCTGTTGTAAGTTCTGCCCTTTTCACTTCCTTGCTTTATTTTAGCTTGAGAGATCCAGGGTGCCATGCTTGTTTTGAAAAGATATCTCCAAGGTTTCAAACAATAATCACTGTATAAAAAATTACTATTCAACCTCTTTGTTATATTATCTACATAAAATAACCATTCAGTTCCATTGCATTCAACTTCAACCATTGAGAAAAACCTGAAATAAGATGGATTTTTatggtaatttgttcttttaaaaacacgAAGCCACAAAATTGCACCTCTTATATTTGTTTCAGTCAGCCAAATATACCCTGTTTAGGGTATTTACAGATAGTAAaataacaaagcaaacaaacaaacaaagcattatttacatattaaccctaaaaaaatgaccaaaactgcaaataatgtCCAActtaaaaaatctgtattttttaaattgagggtcatttgttgttttaaaacttttgaccatgaaattacattttttttcttgtgttcaaCACTATAGGTATGACAAACTGTAGCCTTCTGAAACATTTTGGAAGCCAAGAAAAATGACatgatgccaaaaaaaaagaaaaaatggccTATCTTAAGGCATCAGTGTAACATTGTCAGTAATATTCTTTGCTGCCTAAATCCAGTTGTTGGTCTACAGTGCTTTGTGAACTACTGTACCAAAATCTTTTGTATAATTCACACCATCGGTTTCTACAGTAACCTGCTGTTAATGATCATTCTTGTCTTTGGCTCCAGAAAGTATCAGGTTTTTACAATGCTTCAATGTATTTCAGAAGACAGTGTACTACTGACAGGATTTGgctgtattttttgtagttatttattaAATGGTGTCTATACATGTGTAtgttgaaaacattttctttacaaataTGCAAGTTTAGAGATACTCAATTTGGGACATTTCTTCATGAGGACATGAAGCCAGAACCTAGTTAATAAGCAAAAATATTGTTAATCAGGTAAAAGAGTTAAAAAATTGAAGGTTCAAAACTCCTCTTCTACATTAAATTGTCTGTTTCCCCAAAGGATGTTCTTGTAACTCTATTGCCAAATAAAAATTTCACCATGCTGTACCTTTCTGTATGATTTATTGTTGATTACAGTTTTGGTTGCATATTATACAGCAATGCCTTGCgagaagagacacacaatgcaGCGTCAGCACTAAGAAGGCCAgatttaaattttgtgtttatGAAAAGAATCTGTGTAATTTGCTAAAATACATGTTTCAGCACACACAGTAGGAGGAGTAGAAGCTGTCAGGGAAACAAAGGAATACTCTCAGAGGTTTTATTCAGCAGTCATCCAACACAACAGAGACATTAGCTGTTACTACACAATGGAAGGTTGTTGCTTATGATTGTTCCcgatttaaatttattttagtaAAATGTTGTCGTTTGTGTAATGCAGAGTGTGGATTAAGGCAAGTTTGAGTTAATTCAGTTGCAAAAGTCCAATGCAGGAGACACGTTTCCACAGGATATCCTTAGTGAGGCTCGTAATGTTCACATTCTTTTGACTGGGTCGGCGTGTTGATGGACAGCTTTATGGTAAATTTTGAGGCAGTAGGTTGTGTTGTTCTTCTGTATTAAAATTTATTGTAAGATTACTGATAACAGAAACAGTAAAGACCGTGATGTGTAGTGCAGTTGTTGCTTTCATTTCATTCGTCCTCTGTTCATACAGCATCAGCTGGGGTTTTAAAGCAACTGATTCCTGTGCAGATGCTCTTAAAGAACTGTTTAAACAAGGTCACATATATATGTTCTTGATATAATCATGAATAAGTTCTAGTtacaaaatgaatgtaaaaagaCATTGAAATGTTTCATATATGATggtcttttaaataaaaaaaaactcttctgaTGCTAAATAATCTCATGAACGATGCAAATAATCTATTATCAATCTATCTATTGATGCACGATCAAGATGCTTCATTGTTCTGTACTTCTGTACATTTAATTAAGCAGTGCTTCGTTGAGATTATTCTAAGCAACAACAGTCTTGGCCAAGAGACAAACTTGGCAAGCCAATAAATAATTAGTACCAAGGATAGTATAAGTGGCTGACTAAAACGATAAAGATGCTGAATTGGTTGGACTGTCTGTTTCAGCTCTCACTTGTCCCACCTGAAATGTTCCATAGGATTATTGTTTAAATCTGGGTGATCTGTAATTTATAGTTTGTCTGATCAGCTGATTCTGTCTATTCCCATTTAGCCAAGGGACGTTAactataaaaactgaaaataattaaacaagCCAACAATAGAAAACACCCAGGACAGATTGCTGGTTCATTTCAACGTACATTTCCATATCAGTGATGTGACTGTATGAATAGTGACCCACACCTGTTGATGTGATTGTTTTTGAGACATCATTGCGTTTGCAGCTGGTTTGTGACGCAGgaccaaaatgtggaaaatgccTGCCTTTGTACTCTCAAAGCATCAACAGATTAGATTAAATTGACCCTGAGTCCATTCAGCCAATTATTTGTCAATGTGTGATAAATCGCTTTGTTTGTCTACGTGTGCACATATAAATCACTGTGAGGGCCATCAGCAGCAGTTGTATTGCATGAGAAGCCCCGATGTATTCACTCTCACATGTTTGccacaaagaaaaagcagaCTATGTCGCCATGCAGACAAATGATGCCATGTCAGAGGATCTCACATATAGAAGCCGTTTTGTTTGGGCTCTTGGTCTTTTTCTGGCATACTGGGAAACATCTTGGTCATCCATGTGgtaagaaaacacaacattttgatTGTTAAATGTGTTTGGGGTAGGATTGTTctcactttgtcttgtttttactgtCAGGTGCTTCAGTCAGCCATCCAGAGTCCATCTCGGAGACTTCCTCCCTCCGACACTATTTTGGTGCATCTGTCAACTAGCCAATCTTGCTGACCTCACTTTTTCCGCACGGTGCCTATTTCATGTCCGACCTGGGTTTGAATGTGTCTCTGTCTCCGGGATGGTGCAGAGTCTTCATGCTGCTTTGGGTGTGTGGCGAGCTGTGGGTTGTGGGTTACTCTAGCGCTTAGTCTTTTTCACTGCACCACCCTGAGGCGACAACATGCTGACCTTTGGACCTCTGGCACTGCAGAGGGAAGAGGCGGCGGGTCTGGATTGTTCTGGGGCTGGTTTGGGGGCAAACCTGGCCTTCTCTATCCCGGCACTGGTGTACAGCACACATGTTCATGGCAACGCCACTGTGGAGCTCATGGTGATCAGCTGCACCACCAGGCCTCTGCTCGGCTGTATCTGGGAGTTTCCCACCATCGAGCAAGCTCTGCCTTCGCCTCCACTTCACTGGCTTTAAATGAGGTTCTGCCGCTGGTGCTGATGGTTTGCACCAACTTGCCACATGCATGCTCTGGCCAAGCACATCCGAGCTGTTACTGCAGGAGGGGAGTTCAGGAGGAACCCATGGAGAGCTGGACAAGCATGTATCCACTGAACGTAAGGCGGCTCATGTAATCATGTCCCTGGTGTCGCTCTTTGTGGTCTGCTGGGCGCTGCAGGTTGCTGCGGTAACATACTACAACCATGACGGGGCCATCACGCTGAAGGGCTGCTGACTGTAGCCCATTTTCTCTGCTTCCCTGTTTGTAGGATTCAGTCCCATTGGTGGTGGCACTGGGACACGGTAAGCTCAGGAGGAAGATTTCCAGTATGATACTGGGGTGGACTAAAGTTCTTAAATGTCACAGTGGTGACACTGAAGAAGGCAGTAAATCCCTAAAAGACTAAAGAAAAGAAGGGTaaagaaacagtttttgttattcaaaaagagatgaaaGTCATGAAAGTGGAAGGACAAGCAAACAAATAATGGAAGGACTGCATTGATACTTGTATAAACCACTGAAGAAATACAGCCCATCATCAATTAGGATTATAAAAACTGTTGTCGAGTAttattttagcttatttttgaggcattatttgaAAGTGAAACTGAGACAACAGTTTTGTTAGAAATGTCAGAATCTATATCGTGCAATCACACAGGTTTCTTAAAGACTTCCATGTGGGGTGTTTTGAGCTGGGATATCTGTTTTCTTTATGTCAAAATGAGGTCCAATCATACAAATTTGATCTACTTTGTGTCTTGTCACAAAATCTTGTAAGAATCTTGAAACACCAGACATGCCACATGGCATTATACTATAGGGGGGAAATATGAAATGCTTTGTCAGAAGATATTAACTGATATTATAGTACTGAACCAATAGCAAAATGTTGTTTAATGGCAACTAATGCAAACTTGTTGTAAGATAATCTAAATAAATCAGTGTTGAcaattttggtagatttttctATCTTTatacattttgctttttataaataataaaggCATCACTCTAActacaaaaagaacaaaaaacattgGGCCATAACACAAATCCTTTTGAATTTTTCATTCTTTGCATTTCCATTGACTCCATCTCCAGTCACTCAAGCACATACAGAGGTTTACAGAACAAGAACATTTATGACCATGAACTTTTGAAATTGATGAATTTGAAATTTTTGAAATCTAAAGGAAGATGATACTAATAAAGGTTTATGATTAGAAGTATTGTGTTGGCTGCACCTCCAGTGCTGCAGTAGAGTTTACTGTCAGCTCTTTCATTGAATGAGCGTAGCCTTGATATAAGAACGCAGTCGCCGGTGGCCGACTGCTAAAACAGCAGGTGACATGGCAATGAAGATAATGTTGGCAAAACGAGCAATGACCAGAAGAAACTCAGCCGAGGAGCCAGGGTTGTAGTTGAAATAGTTGACAGAGATAATGCTAGTTCCCCAAGATGCAATGAAGAGCATTATGAGACCGAGAATCACCtggaaaaaagcaaagcaaagtgAAATTCATACACTGAGTGTCCATAAAATGTTGCTGAAACATTTTAGATATTGACGATGTTTGTCTGTTACATTAATGAAGTCTGTTgtataataaacattttagttcTGCTCATTTACATATACTTCAGAGTTTTTCACAGCCGCAGAGCTCCAGTCGGCCTTTTCTTTCTCACCTTTGCTGCTCGTCTCTCTGCTGGCACCCGCTTTATAACAGGTGCATCTTGCACTGAGTTCCGCACCCTACTGTGAGTGTAAAGCGTGTACAGGGAGCTCAGGTTGGTGAGTGCCATCAGGATGATGGGAATTGTTTCATGTATCACCATGGATGTGGTGGCATAGGCCAGGCCACTGTAGCTGGTGGGAAAGTTCCAAGATGCAACCCAGCAGGGGGCGTGTTGTGCTGCTCACCAGGCATCAGGGTCTGAGACATAAAGAGAGGAATCACAACATGGAGTAAAAAGGTTGGAACAGACATTCACTCTTTAGAAAAGGGAAGCTACTTCTGACACATATAAATATTGTACTTGATAATCTGTTTGAGCTGAGTCATGTGTTAAATGGAAGATGTTACACTGCGGTAACATTCAGCCCAGCACCTTCTGTGCCACTGGTCAAAGGGACAACAAAAAAGGATGGAATTCATTGTTGATAAAGCTATGCATAATCAAACCTTTTGAGGCTTCAATCagattaattatttaattagtTGCTAAAAACATAATTCATAATTGATGGAGAACAGCACATGCATGTACAAGcagattaaatattttaaaactgttaGTTCCACATTTGCCGTTGCTTCATCGTGTAATTAAATTCATAAATAACTGTAAATTACCATGAAGACTATCAGTTATGCTCAGTGTTTTTGCTGACTGGTTTTAATCCCACATTATCAAATCAATGGctttcaaaacgggctaaataTCAAAATACATGTTGTAAGTTTACAGTATTGTTTGGCAATGCCTCATGAAGACTGTTTCTTCCTGCAAGGACTGCAGATTTAATTTTTACTTCAGCAGGCATGTTTGTGGGCAAAGTGCTTTTCAAACCACAGTGAAATGCAAATCAAATGCAAATTTCTAAAAGGAAGCCATTTACAAAATGGAAAGTGGTGATTGAATTGTACATAACTGGCAATCAAAcatgcaaattgcaaaaccaTTACTAAGGTCCTTACATTGAAGCCAATGCAGACCCTTGTTGCTCTCACCTCTGTACTGTTCACGTCCCCATTAGTGGAAAAAATATGAGCAGGGATGGAGTAAATAAGGTTGAGAAGCCAGATAAGGCTCAGACCCAGCAGTACAGTCTTGGGAGTGCCTCGGGATCCATGAATGTTCACAACAGCAGGAGTCACACGTCTCAACGTCTGGAGGTGAAACGCACTGAGGAAGAGTGTTGACCACACATTGACCGACCGCAGCCACACCCAGATCCCCATGAGGAACTGACACCACTCTTTGGAGGAGTAGAGCTGTAAAAGATTGTTGTGCAGCTATATTAACAAAGAGCTCTAATTCTCTAATTTCAATAACTGCTACCATTCCAGCTAATCTGGGTTAGctgtggaaaacacaaaatcctCAGACAAAACCTTCCTgtcaaacatctttaccatatACGACTGAGTCAGTGAGTAGTGCAAAGAAATCCAGTCAGCATACCCTTTGAAGTCAATAAAGGCTGCCTTATTGGCAATCATAAAAACTACTGATCTTTAGGGCTACTTACCTCAAGTCCCATGTCTGAAATAATGAGCAGTGTGTTCCTCAGCACA
Encoded proteins:
- the fndc10 gene encoding LOW QUALITY PROTEIN: fibronectin type III domain-containing protein 10 (The sequence of the model RefSeq protein was modified relative to this genomic sequence to represent the inferred CDS: inserted 1 base in 1 codon) → MSERTGRAPSWSPEEGPSPVCAYRVIEGGSXGQLCFRHTLFGYKCHKADCRTAVSLGSLVANILINGSVLLQWTHEGESTEEGKTKAARTNSTNEETLRSITVFGGRRHRRGGYELSCWWNGSYTQFECAGVHLGSGCRDFLLAELHENIPYRHLPALPGPLRAGKESGAAGAAAAAAGLCGVHAATVGMQDIVIAMTTVGGAICVMLVIICLLVAYITEKHHEPHDAARLLLPHSLPPLMHC
- the LOC110951053 gene encoding LOW QUALITY PROTEIN: olfactory receptor class A-like protein 4 (The sequence of the model RefSeq protein was modified relative to this genomic sequence to represent the inferred CDS: inserted 7 bases in 5 codons; deleted 7 bases in 6 codons); the encoded protein is MDSFMKPFCLGSWSFSGILGNILVIHVVRKHNILIVKCVWGRIVLTLSCFYCQVLQSAIQSPSRRLPPSDTILVHLSTSQLLTSLFPHGAYFMSDLGLNVSLSPGWCRVFMLLWVCXASCGLWVTLALSLFHCTTLRRQHLTFGPLALQRERRRVWIVLGLVWGXNLAFSIPALVYSTHVHGNATVELMVISCTTRPLLGCIWEFPTIEQXSAFASTSLALNEVLPLVLMVCTNLPXMHALAKHIRAVLQEGSSGGTHGELDKHVSTERKAAHVIMSLVSLFVVCWALQVAAVTYYNHXRGHHAEGLLTVAHFSASLFVGFSPLVVALGHGKLRRKISSMILGWTKVLKCHSGDTEEGSKSLKD
- the LOC110951052 gene encoding LOW QUALITY PROTEIN: olfactory receptor class A-like protein 4 (The sequence of the model RefSeq protein was modified relative to this genomic sequence to represent the inferred CDS: deleted 2 bases in 2 codons; substituted 1 base at 1 genomic stop codon) encodes the protein MENNMGRDEDTELVGMGRRVSVSPVXTAFYIILVMLGILGNATVVGVIGRTVFTDRGGGRNSDIIIINMALLNLLVSVLRNTLLIISDMGLELYSSKEWCQFLMGIWVWLRSVNVWSTLFLSAFHLQTLRRVTPAVVNIHGSRGTPKTVLLGLSLIWLLNLIYSIPAHIFSTNGDVNSTETLMLVSSTTRPLLGCIWNFPTSYSGLAYATTSMVIHETIPIILMALTNLSSLYTLYTHSRVRNSVQDAPVIKRVPAERRAAKVILGLIMLFIASWGTSIISVNYFNYNPGSSAEFLLVIARFANIIFIAMSPAVLAVGHRRLRSYIKATLIQ